The Natrinema sp. DC36 genome includes the window TCCTCGAGCGTCGCTCCGTCAGGCGTGACGAGCGCGTCGCCTGGCCGCCCTCGCTCGGGGACCGCGGCGGTCACGAGTTCCTCGGGCTGTTCGGTCGGCATGTCTTTCATCGAGTGGACCGCGCCGTCGAGATCCCCCTCGAGGACCCGTTCGTCGAGTTCGCGGACGAACGCGCCGGTCTTCCCGAGCCGGTGGATCAACTCGTCTCTGATCTGGTCGCCCGTCGTCTCCACGGTGACGAGTTCGACCTCATACCGGTGGTCTTCCAGGGCCTCTTTCACCAGCGAGGCCTGTCGCCGGGCGAGTGCGGACCCCCTCGTCGCCAGTCGCAGCGTCCCGTGCGTTCTCATAGGAGTCAGTCGGTGCCTCGAGTTGAAAAGCGCACGCTTGTCCGACGCGAGAGTGGCGTGAGCCGCCGACATCGAGGACTGCTGTCACGAACGGCGTTTCGAGGCGAGTCAGGCCGAATTCGGCGCGGAACCTTGATTGTGTGGTGATCTCTCACAATATTTTTGCGCCACACGTTCGGCATGCTGTTTATATTATTTCAGTCGGATAGATCCGACCGGATGACAAAGACCCTCTACGAGCGACTCGGCGGCGAAGACGCGATCGCGGCGGTCGTCGACGAGTTCTACGATCGCGTCATAGCGGACGAACAGGTCGCGAGCTACTTCGACGACGTCGACATGCAGAAACAGCGCGCTCATCAGGCCCAGTTCATCAGTTCGGTCACCGGCGGCCCGGTCGAGTACTCGGGCGGGGAGATGGAAACCGTCCACGCGGATATGGGTATCACCCCATCGGACTTTCAAGCGATCGCGACCCACCTCGACGACGCGCTCGCCGAGTTCGATGTCGGCGAGGACGACCGAGAGGCAGTGCTCGAGGAAATCGCGAGTTATCAGGACGCGATCGTCACGGCCGCGGACTGAGCCTGCCCGGCGGATCGATCCGTGGCGACGAGACGCGACGCTCTTTGTTTGCCTCGACTGAGAGATAACGGGTAAGCGACGGCTACGAGTTCCAATCATCTAACCGCTTCCACGAACACGTTCGCCCCCTTTTCCAGAACGTCGGAATTCACGGGCCGTTTGACGGGGCTTTCTCCGCAACCTGTCGCTGTCATGCAGATATCCAGAACGCAACTCGCTACGTTCCTCGCGACGATTTTCGTCGTGAATCTCGTCGTCATGGGCGGCGGAGCGTGGCTCTCATACGCGAACGAACCGGTGATTCCCGACACCATCGTCGGCCCGGACGGCGAAACGGTCGCGACGAGCGACGACGTCCAGTCCGGGAAGGCGGTCTTTCAGGAGAACGGCCTGATGAACCAGGGCTCGATTCTGGGCCACGGGAGTTACTACGACACCGACTACACTGCCGACGCGCTCGAGTCCAAGACCGAGTACATGCGCGAGTACTACGCGCAGGAGCGCCACGACGAGAACTACACGGCGCTGAACGCGTCGGTCCAGGCCGGAATCGATCGGGAGGTCCGCGGCGAGCTCCAGTCGAGCCAGTACGAGCCCGACCGGGTCGAGTACTCCGACGCGGAAGTCTACGCCCACCAGCAGGTTCGTGAGGACTACGTCGAGCGCTACTACGAGGGCGACCGCGAGCGCGGCGTACCCGAGGGACAGGTGCCAAGCGCCGAGGAGGCCGAGGAGTTCGCCGACTTCGCGCTGTGGACCGCTTGGATCTCCCACACCGACCGCCCCGACTCCGAGGCGTCGTTCACCAACGACTGGCCGTACTCGCCCGCCGCGGGCAACGATGCCGGCGGGCCGGTGATGACCTGGAGCGTCATCGCGATGGTCCTGCTGGTCGGCGGTGCGGGGGCCGCGATCTGGCTCTACCAGTCAGTCGAGATCCCCGAGCCCGACGCGGCCGGCGTCTCGATCCCGCATCCGAGCGAGATCGACCTGACCCCGAGCCAGCTGTTGAGCACTCGATTCATCCTGATCGGCGCGCTCCTCTTCGCCGCCCAGACGTTCCTCGGCGGCTTGCTCGCCCACTACTACGTCGAGCGCGACGGCTTCTTCGGCCTCCGCGAACTGATCGGGTTCGACATTCTCCAGTGGCTGCCCTGGTCGATCGCCCGGACCTGGCACATCGATCTCGGAATCCTCTGGATCGCCACGATGTGGCTCGGTGCGGGCCTGTTCCTCGCGCCGCTGTTGACCGGCCGCGAACCGCCGAAACAGGCGCTGTACGTCAAGGGACTGATCGGTGCGTTGCTGGTCGTCGCCGTCGGCGGGCTGGCCGGCATCTGGCTCGGCACCAACAACGTCTTCGACGGCCAGCTCTGGTGGTTGCTGGGCAACGAGGGACTCGAGTACCTCGAGATCGGTCGCGTCTGGCAGTTCGGCCTGCTGGCCGGCTTCCTCGGCTGGACCGCGCTCGTCGCCCGCGGGTTCAAGCCGCTGCTGGACCGCGAGCCCCGCTACGGGCTGGCACACATGATCGTCTACGCGGGCGGCTCGATCGGCCTGCTGTTCGTCGCTGGCTTCCTCTACACGCCCCAGACCAACATCGTCACCACCGAGTTCTGGCGCTGGTGGGTCGTCCACATGTGGGTCGAGGGCGTCTTCGAGTTCTTCATCGTCGTCGTCATCGCCCTGACGCTGGTCTCGATGAATCTCCTCACCAAGAAGTCCGCAGAGAAGGCCGTCATCTTCCAGGCCGCGCTCGTCATGGGCAGCGGAATCATCGGCGTCTCGCATCACTACTGGTGGGTCGGCCTCCCCGAAGCCTGGCTCCCCATCGGGAGCGTCTTCTCCACGCTCGAGTTCATTCCCCTCCTCTTCATCCTCTACGAGGCGCTCGGCCAGTATCGCGCGATGGACACCGCGGGGACGGACTTCCCCTACCGGATGGCCTTCTACTTCATCGTCGCCTCGAGCGTCTGGAACTTCTTCGGGGCCGGCGTGATCGGCTTCTTCATCAACCTCCCGCTGATCAGCTACTACCAGACCGGGACCTACCTCACCGTCGCCCACGCCCACGGCGCAATGTTCGGTGCCTTCGGCCTGCTCGCGATGGGGATGGCCGTCTACATCCTCCGGCTGACCACCCGCGACGCACACTGGTCCGACCGCCGGCTGCGCTGGTCGTTCTGGCTGTGTAACCTCGGGCTGGCGCTGATGATATTCATGTCCTTGCTCCCCATCGGCTTCCTCCAGCTCGAGACCGCGTTCACGCAGGGGTACGCCGCCTCGCGCAGCCTCGAGTTCTACAACGGCGGGCTGATCCAGACCCTGTACTGGCTGCGCATGCCCGGCGATACGCTACTGATCGCCGGCGCTGTTCTCTTCGCCTGGGACGTCGGCGCGAAGCTGCTCTTCCAGCGGAAGGCGACCGCGACGGAGACGAGCGATCACGTCATCGCCGACCGGCTCATCGCGGATCGCGAGTCCCTCGAGTCTGTCAGTGACGACGATTGATGCGGTCTGTTGTACCGATGTCCCGGAGCAACTGCAGGACGGTTCGCGGTTGCTCCGGAACTGACGTACAACAGTCCGTATGCGGCTCGAATCGATTTTCTTTTCAGGTCACGAACGGCCGTTACCGGTCCGTTAGCGGGGAAATGGCCGGAACTACTAACCGAGCCGATGGGTACTAACGGGGTATGCAATGGGCCGAGAACGCCAGAACGATCGCCGCGGATCGACTGCCGGCGTCTTTGACGGGATTCGGGACGGGACTGGCGTTCGTGTTACTCACCGAAATCGTTCTCCGAATGACGTTCGTCTCGGCCGCAGTTACTGAGGGTGGGTTTCTGGTCGGGGTCGGAACGACGATTCCCCTTCTCGTGGGAATCACGTACGCGGGCCGCTGGCTCCGTTCGTCCTCGCTCTCGCCGGCGCGATACCCGCGTATCGCATGGTGGTTTCTCGGCGGTCTCGCCGTGTTTCTGACCGTCAACGTCGCGCTCATGGCCGTTATTCCGACCGACTCGTGGGCCATGGTCGGGGCGTGGGCTCGGTGGGCCGTGGCGTTCGGTGCCGGAACCGGGTTGCTCATCGGCTGCATCGAAGGCCGCGCCGTCGAGCGCGCCCTGACCGCCGAACGGACGGCGCTCCGGACGGAACACCTCGAGGAGCAACGCGATTACCTCGATTACCTCAACGGAATCCTCCGCCACGAGGTGTTGAACACCGCAACGGTCATCAACGGCTACGCGTCGCGGGTCCTCGAGACGGAGTCCTCGCTGGACGATCACAGCCGTCGCTGGCTCGAGATCGTCATTGACGAGTCCGAGGACATGTCGACGGTGATCGACGACGTCCGCGTACTGCTCCAGACGACTGAAGGGAGCTACCGACCCGAGCGCGTCGACGCCGCTCGAGTACTGGCCGACGAAGTCCGAAAACTGGAGAACGAGTGGGCCCCCATCGACGTGGAGACCTCGATCCCGGACCACGTTTTCGTCCGCGCGGACGACTTACTCGCCCGTATCTTCGCCAATCTCCTCTCGAACGCGATCGAGCACAACGATGCTGCGACGCCACGCGTCCAGGTGACCGTCGAATCGGGCCCCGAAACCGTCCGGTTCGAAATCGCGGACAACGGTCCCGGAATCCCCGAATCGAAGGTCGACTCCCTCTTCGACCGCGTCGAGAGCTACGGGAGCACGCACGGACTCGGCCTCTATCTGGTCTCCCAGCTGGTCGCCCGCTACGACGGGAGCGTCGAACTCACCGAAACCGGGCCCGACGGGAGCCGTTTCACGGTCGAACTCCCAGCGGCCTCGAGCAGACGGGACGACGAACCGCTCGCGGACGCGACGACGGAAGCGCTCGTACTGGAGTGATGCCCTCTCCGCTTTCGTCGCCGTTCTGCGTCTGAGATACTGATTGAGCGGCTACAACGCGTTCTTGTACGCCTCGAGCGTGTCCTCGACGTCTTCTTCGGTGTGGCCGTAACTGACGAACTGGCACTCGAACTGGTTTTGCGAGAGGAAGACGTCCTGCTCCTTCATTTTCCCCCAGAAGATGCGTCGCCAGCGTTCAGTCTCGGCGTTTTTCACGTCGCCGGCGTTCTTCGGGGAGTAATCGTAGCGCGGACAGGTCGGGTCCTGCCGACAGCCGGCCGGGCACTGCTCCTCGAGCGAGTCCGGGCCCGGCCCCTCTCGCGTAAAGATCACCTTGAACATGCTGTCGGTGCCGGTGACGGTGTAGCTGGGTGCCTGATCGGCGACGATGTCGGTCAGCCCGCGGCGCAACCGATCCCCGAGCCCGTTGACGTGATCGTAGACATCGTTTTCCGCGGCGAATTTGAGGGTCTCGAGGCCCGCGGCCATCGTGACGGGGTGGCCCGAAAAGGTGCCCGCCTGAAAGACGTCGCCCGTCGGCGCGAAGTGCTCGATGATTTCGGCGCGACCGCCGATCGCGCCGACGGGGAAGCCGCCGCCGATGATCTTCCCGAAGGTGGTCAGATCGGGCGTGACGCCGAACTCGCTTTGCGCGCAGCCGAGGCCGCCGACCCGGAAGCCGGTGATGACTTCATCGAAGATCAGCAGCGAGCCGTGGTCGTCGGTGAGTTCCCGCAGGAATTGGTGGTACCCCTCTTCGGGGTAGACGATGCCGTAGTTGCCCAGAATCGGTTCGGTGAGGACGGCCGCGATGTCGTCGCCGTGTTCCTCGAACACCTCGCGCATCGCGTCCTCGTCGTTGAACGGCACCGGCAAGGTGTGCTCGGCGAACGACTGCGGAATCCCGGCCGAGGAGGGCCGGGAGTTCTCCGCGTCGCCCTCGACCAGCGTCGACTCCTGTGCGCCGTGGTAGCCCCCCTGCATGACGACGATCTTGTTCCGGCCGGTGTACCCCCGCGCGAGGCGCACGGCGGAGGTAGTCGCCTCTGTCCCCGAGTTGACGAACCGAATTTTCTCGACGCTCGGGACGTGCCGGACGACGAACTCCGCGAGGTCGACCTCGACCTCGGTCGGGGTACCGTACATCGGTCCCTCGCTGGCCTTGCGCTGGATACCGGCTCGCACGGGCTCGGGAAGGTCGTGACCCAACAACAGCGGCCCGAGTCCCATGACCCAGTCGATGTAGCGGTTGCCGTCGGCGTCGATAACGTGGCCGCCCTCGCCCTTTCGAACGAAGAACGGATACGGCTCGATCGCCGCGCGGACCGCGGAGTTGACGCCCCCGGGCAGCACCGACAGCGCCCGATCGTACAGTTCGCGTGAGTTATCCTCGGTCATAGGCAGGGATTGGATTTCGGGCGGGAAAGTTGTACCGAGGTCGGTCGCCGAACCGCTGCGACCAGCCGTCGAACCGCTGGCCCGCAGCCGAACCACTGACCGGCCGCCACCGAACCAGCGGTCCCGCATCGAACGCGTTCGGCTCGAGCCGGGGGCTCGAGTCTCTTCGATAGCGTACGGGATTCCGTCGGCTATCGGGGGGAGCGGATCGCGAGAAAAGCGTCGAACGCCGCGCGAATTCAGTACGGCGGTGTCCGATCGAAACCACGGCGGACTACACTGTGTCGGCCGAGAGGCGGGTGAGGCCACAGCCGACGTGACGCCCGGTTCGGACGGGCCTCGAGTCGCCGAACGTCGTTTGCCAGACACCGTGGAACGCGGGTCGCGTGAGTCACCTCACGTCGGGGTCCGTCGGCGGGCGGACCGCGATCGGTCGACCGCGTGAGCCGAGCTTAGACGGCATCACGACCGGTTTTGCCGGTGCGGATCTGGGTCGCACCCTCGACGGGCATGACGAAGATCTTGCCGTCGCCGGGTTCGCCGGTTTCGGCGCCGTCACGGATGGCATCGACGACCTCCTGGGCCGGGATGTCCGCGACGACGCACTCGATCTTGACCTTCTGGTGGAGGTCGACCGTGTACTCCTCGCCGCGCCACTGCCCCTTCTTCGCGGGCTGTGAGCCGCGGCCGGAGACGTTGGTGACGGTCAGCGAGGGCGCGCCGGCTTCGGCGAGTGACTTCTTGATCTCGCCGAGGCGGTCGGGACGAACGATCGCGGTAATCATCTTGATCTCGCCGTCGTTCGGCTCGCCGCCGTCGGAACGGAGTTCCGACGAGGATCGCGATTCACCGAATCGCTCACCGCCGTCGGCGCGGATGATCTCGTCGCTGCCGCCGTCGGTCGCGACGTCGGGCTGTCCGAACTCGGGGTAGGTGTCGACGCCGTGTTCGGAGACGTCGAGGCCGTCGCGCTCGTGTTCGGGCGAGACGCGGGCCTGGCCGATGGCCTTGAACGCGCCGAAGACGATCGCGGTCGCGGCGACCGTCCAAACGGTGATGACGACGACGCCTGCGAGCTGTGCGATGAACGCGTTGACGACGCTATCGACCATGCCCGGAGCGGCCACGAACGGGAACAGCAGCGTTCCGAGGACGCCCGCGGATCCGTGGACGGGGAAGACCGCACAGACGTCGTCGATCTTCAGGCGCTGCTCGACGAAACTGAAGACGATCGGCAGCTGTGCGCCGGCGAGCAGTCCGACGACCAGGGCCCCCCACCATGCGGTGGTGTCCGGGATCGCAGTGATGCCGACGAGCCCGGCCAGCAGGCCGTTCGCAACGTAGAGCGTATCGACTTTGCCGGTTTTCAGGAGGGCGACTGCGCCGGAGCCGATGGCACCCATCGCCATCGCTAGCGTCGTCGTCAGCACAACGCGTCCGAGGACGGCTGCGTTGAAGACCATCTCACCGGCGTCGTTCTCGACGAAGATCGAGGCCGTCCCGACGTTGAACCCGTACCAGCCGAAGGCGAGCAAGAGCGTTCCCAGCACCGCGAACGTCATCGAGTGACCGGGAATGACGTTGACGCTCCCGTCGCTGTTGTACCGGTCCATGCGCGGACCGAGTACCCACGCCGCCGTGAGCCCGGCGATGCCGCCCATGCCGTGGACGATCATCCCGCCGGCGAAGTCCTGGAAGCCGGTTCCGACGTACTCGAGAATGTACCCACCGGACCACGTGATCCCGGTGACGACCGGGTAGATGACTGCCGCCAGTAGGACGGTGTACGCTACGTACGCGCGGAGTTTCGCGCGTCCGGCGACGGCGCCGGAGACGATCGTCGCCGCCGTCATTGCGAAGACGGCCCCGTAAAACCAGCCGCTGGCCCAGGAGCCGGGATCCTCACCGGCGATCCAGGTGAAGCCGCCCCCGCCGACGAAACTGCTTACACCGGCTCCGACGAGGAAGAACGCGACGACCCCGACCGACCAGGTCAGCAGGTTCTTCGTCAGCTGGTTGGCGACGTTCTTCGAGCGAACCTGACCGGCCTCCAGCATCGCGAAGCCCGCGTGCATGAAGAAGATCAGGAAACACACCACCAGGATCCACGTGTAGTTGAGCGCATCGACGAGGACGCCAACGTCGGCGACCTCTCCGGACTGCAAGAGCGTCGGCTCCATCAGGCAGCCACCCCCGTTCCCATTGGTTCGCTATCGATACGTTGTAGACGCATGTCCATGTATGGGTCGTTCGAGCGCATGGTTGTCTTCTGAATCACGTCTGATGCCGATGGACTAGCTGCATATAAGGATTAGCGTTGATGATTGTCCAATAATTCTCGAGTAATAGGGCCAACCGAACAAATCTAAAGGTGATATAATGTGTATAAGGCAATCCGATCTTGCGGATTTTTCGAGCTGTGGTTATATATTCTCTCTTTGTAAACCCAGAAAAACTCGAGGTGATTCGGATCACCGCCATAGCGACCCAGTATACCCCCTCGAACAGCGCAACGCGTCTCGCGCGCGGTAGATATTGCCAGTTGTCCGTCATCGTTGGGCAAGGTATGGACGTTCGTTCGAATGCCACCGACTGCTCGCGCGGAGTCGGTCGGTTCGACGGTGCGCTCACCGATTCACCCTCGGCCCGGCCAAGGGCGTCCGGCTATCGACCGCCGGGCAGTCGCTCGGCGACGTCCTCCGCGAAATAGGTCAGAATCAGATCCGCACCGGCACGTTTGATCGAGAGCAGCGACTCGAGCGCCGCATCCTCGAGATCCAGCCACCCCTTCTCGGCGGCGGCCTGTAGCATGGCGTACTCGCCGGAGACGTTGTAGGCGGCGACGGGGTGGTCGAACTCTCGCCGAATTGCCGAGACGATATCGAGGTAGGGCAAGGCGGGCTTGACCATCATCACGTCGGCGCCCTGCTCGGCGTCGAGTCGGACTTCCCGCATGGCCTCCCGCGAGTTCGCGGGATCCATCTGATAGTGACGGCGGTTCCCGAAGGAGGGGGCCCCGTCCGCAGCGTCCCGGAACGGGCCGTAGAAGGCGCTCTCGTATTTCGCCGCGTAGCTCATGATCGGGACGCGTTCGAACCCCGCTTCGTCCAGCGCCGATCGGACGACGCCGACCATCCCGTCCATCATCCCGCTCGGCGCGACCATATCCGCGCCCGCGCGAGCATGCGAAGTGACGATACGCTCGAGCGCCTCGAGCGTCGCGTCGTTGTCGACGGTCAGCGTCGGTTCGCACGCGGGCCCGTCCGCCTCGACGACGCTCCCCTCCGCTCGTAGCTCCTCCTCGAGCGGCCCGCAGTGGCCGTGATCCGTGTACTCGCAGAGACAGACGTCGGTGATGACGTAGGCGTCGGTCTCGCTCGTGATCCGCCGCAGCGCCTCCTGAATGACGCCGTCCCCAGCCCAGGCGCGGCTCCCTTCGGGATCCTTCGATTCCGGGATCCCGAACAGCATGACCGCCTCGACGCCGGTCTCGAGGACCTCCTCGACGCGGGCGACGATCTCCTCGATCGGGACCCGCTCGTGACCGGGCATCGACTCGATCGGGACCCGCTCGTCGGTCGTGGCGTCGACGAACACCGGCGCGATCAGATCGCTCGGTTCGAGGCTCGTCTCGCTGACGAGGCCGCGAACCCGGTCTTGCCGGAGCCGCCGGGGGCGATGTGTGAGGTCCATAGACGTGCATTCAACGCGAGTCGCAAAAGCCATGCGTTCCGGCCGGCAGTCGGACTCGAGGCGGCGGCTGCCGGTAGCAGTATCGTCATCCGTCAGGGTCGGTGACTGCTTGATACGATCGCATCCCGGCCGTCGGGAGCTGCGACCGAAGGGTGAACTCGAGTAATGCGCTGGCGATACGAGGAGACCGTCCTCGCGATGTGCACGCTCGCTTTCCTGGCGACGATGGCCGCCAGGCTGGTGATCAGCCCGGTCGTGCCACGGATCACCGCCGAGTTCGGCGTCTCGAACTCGGTGATCGGCCTCGCGCTGACGGGGATGTGGACGGCGTACTTTTGCTCGCAGTTTCCCAGCGGCGTCTTCGGTGACCGGTTCGGCGAGCGCCGCGTCATTCTGGTCGCCGTCGGTGGGACGGCCGTCGCGAGCGCGTTCCTCGCGATCGCACCCCTGTTCCCCGTCTTCGTGGTCGGCACCATCGTACTCGGAGCCGTCGCCGGCCTCCACTACAGCGTCGCGACCTCGCTGCTGACCCGGACCTACGACGAGATCGGAACCGCGATCGGCGTCCACAACAGCGGCGGCCCCATCGCGGGACTCGTCGCGCCGCCGATCGCCGCCTGGATCGCCGTCCGATACGGCTGGCGGGCCGCGATCGCGGTCGGTGCGGTGGTCGCCGTCCCCATCTTCGTCCTGTTCGCCCGGTCGGTCCGGCCGACCGCCCCCCAGCGGCCCGACCAGCCGATGGCCGAACGGTTCGAACTCGAGCCGGTCGTCGAACTGCTCTCTCGACCGGAGATCGCCTTCACGTGCGTGCTCGCGATCCTGGGCGACTTCGTCTGGCAGGCGACGTCCTCGTTTCTGCCGACATTCCTCGTCGCCCACCGCGGCCAGTCCGCGACGACGGCGAGCCTCGTCTTCGCGGGCTACTTCGTCGTCCAGGGGATCACGCAGGTCGGCGTGGGTGCGGTCTCCGACCGCTACGGTCGCGACGTGACGACGGCGGCCTGCATGGTCCTCTCGGTCGCCGGCTTCGCGCTGTTCGTCGCGGTCCCGGGGACCGTCGCCGTCGCGACCGGCGTCGTGCTCCTCGGGATCGGCCTCGGCTGGGGTGCGGCGCTGCTGCCCCGTTTCATGGACCACCTCTCAGCGGCCGAACGCGGCGCGGGGTTCGGTCTCGTGCGGACCGTCTACGGCGTCGTCGGCGCGCTGGGTTCGGTCGTCACCGGAACCCTGGCGGATCTGTTCGGCTGGGGCGTCTCCTTCGGATTCCTCGCGGCGTTACTGACCGTCGTCTTCGTCGCGCTGGCCGTCAACTGGGCCTTCTCGTTGGGTTACTGACCCGAACTCCGTGGCTCGGATGTCGTTGTTACGGCTGGAGCACGCGACCCTGCATTCTCGTCGAACTCACAACCGGCTTATGTGTTCTCAGGGAGTAGATCGCCCCATGGCAGCAGAGTCACGGCGGAAGGGTGCAGCACGATGTACGGACTGCGGACGAGCGCTGGCAGTCTGGCTCTCTCCCGGCGAGATTCGCCCGATCGGCAGCACCGACGGCTGTCCCTGTGGGGGAAACTCCTTTCGCACGTTTTCCTGACCGTCGTATAACCGCGTGGCGGTAGAAAGCCGCGTTCTTTCGTCCGTTCTGGCTGTGTGTCAACCGTGTCGAACGCCGAGGAAGCAGTTACGACCCTCGAGGAGCTCGGGCTGACGGAGTACGAGTCTCGGTGTCTCGTGGCCCTGGTCCGAATCTCGAAGGGGACCGCCAAGGAGATCAGTCAGGTCGCGGACATCCCTCGCTCACGGGTGTACGATACCATCGAGCGCCTCGACCGGAAGGCCCTGGTCAGCGTCCAGCAGACCGAACCGCGCCAGTACAAAGCCGTCCCAGTCGATACGGCCTGTCGACGGCTTCGCGAGGATTTCGACTCGCGGATCAACGCCGCCGAGAACGCGCTCGGCCAACTCGAGGAACCCGATTCGCGGGACGATGAGGGAATGTGGGAAATCACGCAGAAGGAACACGTCACCGAGCGCGTCGTCCTCTTCCTCGAGGACGCCGAGGACACCGTCCACTACCTCGTTCCGGCGACCGAAGTCGTCGATCGGGAGATCCTGTTGGCCCTCGGGTCGACCGCCGATCGCGGCGTCGACGTCTACGTCGAAGTCCCGACCGAGGACGATCGTGAGACGTTCTCGGAGGCGGCTCCCAGCGCGGAGATCGTCGTTGCACCCGACCTCCAGACGACCAACAACGTCCAGGACGAGTGGCCGGCGCAGTTGCTCATGGTCGATCAGGAAGCGATCGTCGCGGCCGGAATCAAGGAGAGCAATCTCCCCGACGTGGTCGACGAGATGGCGGTCTGGACCTACGGCCGCGATCACGGCTTCGCCGTCTGGACGCGCGAACTCCTCGACGATCGGCTCGAGGGCCGCGAGGAGGACCGGTCGACGAGTGAGT containing:
- a CDS encoding group 1 truncated hemoglobin, with amino-acid sequence MTKTLYERLGGEDAIAAVVDEFYDRVIADEQVASYFDDVDMQKQRAHQAQFISSVTGGPVEYSGGEMETVHADMGITPSDFQAIATHLDDALAEFDVGEDDREAVLEEIASYQDAIVTAAD
- a CDS encoding cbb3-type cytochrome c oxidase subunit I, with product MQISRTQLATFLATIFVVNLVVMGGGAWLSYANEPVIPDTIVGPDGETVATSDDVQSGKAVFQENGLMNQGSILGHGSYYDTDYTADALESKTEYMREYYAQERHDENYTALNASVQAGIDREVRGELQSSQYEPDRVEYSDAEVYAHQQVREDYVERYYEGDRERGVPEGQVPSAEEAEEFADFALWTAWISHTDRPDSEASFTNDWPYSPAAGNDAGGPVMTWSVIAMVLLVGGAGAAIWLYQSVEIPEPDAAGVSIPHPSEIDLTPSQLLSTRFILIGALLFAAQTFLGGLLAHYYVERDGFFGLRELIGFDILQWLPWSIARTWHIDLGILWIATMWLGAGLFLAPLLTGREPPKQALYVKGLIGALLVVAVGGLAGIWLGTNNVFDGQLWWLLGNEGLEYLEIGRVWQFGLLAGFLGWTALVARGFKPLLDREPRYGLAHMIVYAGGSIGLLFVAGFLYTPQTNIVTTEFWRWWVVHMWVEGVFEFFIVVVIALTLVSMNLLTKKSAEKAVIFQAALVMGSGIIGVSHHYWWVGLPEAWLPIGSVFSTLEFIPLLFILYEALGQYRAMDTAGTDFPYRMAFYFIVASSVWNFFGAGVIGFFINLPLISYYQTGTYLTVAHAHGAMFGAFGLLAMGMAVYILRLTTRDAHWSDRRLRWSFWLCNLGLALMIFMSLLPIGFLQLETAFTQGYAASRSLEFYNGGLIQTLYWLRMPGDTLLIAGAVLFAWDVGAKLLFQRKATATETSDHVIADRLIADRESLESVSDDD
- a CDS encoding HAMP domain-containing sensor histidine kinase → MQWAENARTIAADRLPASLTGFGTGLAFVLLTEIVLRMTFVSAAVTEGGFLVGVGTTIPLLVGITYAGRWLRSSSLSPARYPRIAWWFLGGLAVFLTVNVALMAVIPTDSWAMVGAWARWAVAFGAGTGLLIGCIEGRAVERALTAERTALRTEHLEEQRDYLDYLNGILRHEVLNTATVINGYASRVLETESSLDDHSRRWLEIVIDESEDMSTVIDDVRVLLQTTEGSYRPERVDAARVLADEVRKLENEWAPIDVETSIPDHVFVRADDLLARIFANLLSNAIEHNDAATPRVQVTVESGPETVRFEIADNGPGIPESKVDSLFDRVESYGSTHGLGLYLVSQLVARYDGSVELTETGPDGSRFTVELPAASSRRDDEPLADATTEALVLE
- a CDS encoding glutamate-1-semialdehyde 2,1-aminomutase yields the protein MTEDNSRELYDRALSVLPGGVNSAVRAAIEPYPFFVRKGEGGHVIDADGNRYIDWVMGLGPLLLGHDLPEPVRAGIQRKASEGPMYGTPTEVEVDLAEFVVRHVPSVEKIRFVNSGTEATTSAVRLARGYTGRNKIVVMQGGYHGAQESTLVEGDAENSRPSSAGIPQSFAEHTLPVPFNDEDAMREVFEEHGDDIAAVLTEPILGNYGIVYPEEGYHQFLRELTDDHGSLLIFDEVITGFRVGGLGCAQSEFGVTPDLTTFGKIIGGGFPVGAIGGRAEIIEHFAPTGDVFQAGTFSGHPVTMAAGLETLKFAAENDVYDHVNGLGDRLRRGLTDIVADQAPSYTVTGTDSMFKVIFTREGPGPDSLEEQCPAGCRQDPTCPRYDYSPKNAGDVKNAETERWRRIFWGKMKEQDVFLSQNQFECQFVSYGHTEEDVEDTLEAYKNAL
- a CDS encoding ammonium transporter — translated: MEPTLLQSGEVADVGVLVDALNYTWILVVCFLIFFMHAGFAMLEAGQVRSKNVANQLTKNLLTWSVGVVAFFLVGAGVSSFVGGGGFTWIAGEDPGSWASGWFYGAVFAMTAATIVSGAVAGRAKLRAYVAYTVLLAAVIYPVVTGITWSGGYILEYVGTGFQDFAGGMIVHGMGGIAGLTAAWVLGPRMDRYNSDGSVNVIPGHSMTFAVLGTLLLAFGWYGFNVGTASIFVENDAGEMVFNAAVLGRVVLTTTLAMAMGAIGSGAVALLKTGKVDTLYVANGLLAGLVGITAIPDTTAWWGALVVGLLAGAQLPIVFSFVEQRLKIDDVCAVFPVHGSAGVLGTLLFPFVAAPGMVDSVVNAFIAQLAGVVVITVWTVAATAIVFGAFKAIGQARVSPEHERDGLDVSEHGVDTYPEFGQPDVATDGGSDEIIRADGGERFGESRSSSELRSDGGEPNDGEIKMITAIVRPDRLGEIKKSLAEAGAPSLTVTNVSGRGSQPAKKGQWRGEEYTVDLHQKVKIECVVADIPAQEVVDAIRDGAETGEPGDGKIFVMPVEGATQIRTGKTGRDAV
- the hemB gene encoding porphobilinogen synthase gives rise to the protein MDLTHRPRRLRQDRVRGLVSETSLEPSDLIAPVFVDATTDERVPIESMPGHERVPIEEIVARVEEVLETGVEAVMLFGIPESKDPEGSRAWAGDGVIQEALRRITSETDAYVITDVCLCEYTDHGHCGPLEEELRAEGSVVEADGPACEPTLTVDNDATLEALERIVTSHARAGADMVAPSGMMDGMVGVVRSALDEAGFERVPIMSYAAKYESAFYGPFRDAADGAPSFGNRRHYQMDPANSREAMREVRLDAEQGADVMMVKPALPYLDIVSAIRREFDHPVAAYNVSGEYAMLQAAAEKGWLDLEDAALESLLSIKRAGADLILTYFAEDVAERLPGGR
- a CDS encoding MFS transporter translates to MRWRYEETVLAMCTLAFLATMAARLVISPVVPRITAEFGVSNSVIGLALTGMWTAYFCSQFPSGVFGDRFGERRVILVAVGGTAVASAFLAIAPLFPVFVVGTIVLGAVAGLHYSVATSLLTRTYDEIGTAIGVHNSGGPIAGLVAPPIAAWIAVRYGWRAAIAVGAVVAVPIFVLFARSVRPTAPQRPDQPMAERFELEPVVELLSRPEIAFTCVLAILGDFVWQATSSFLPTFLVAHRGQSATTASLVFAGYFVVQGITQVGVGAVSDRYGRDVTTAACMVLSVAGFALFVAVPGTVAVATGVVLLGIGLGWGAALLPRFMDHLSAAERGAGFGLVRTVYGVVGALGSVVTGTLADLFGWGVSFGFLAALLTVVFVALAVNWAFSLGY
- a CDS encoding Zn-ribbon domain-containing protein; this encodes MAAESRRKGAARCTDCGRALAVWLSPGEIRPIGSTDGCPCGGNSFRTFS